AAACCAAATGCGCGATGAAGGTAAAACCGTGCGCGATACCGTAATCGAAGCGAGTGCAGTGCGTTTGCGCCCGATAATTATGACCAGCCTCACTACGGTAGTCGGTTCAATCCCGTTAATTATGTCGTTTGGGGCAGGCGCGGAAACCAGAGAAGTTTTGGGTATTACGCTGTTTTTCGGTGTGGCTGTGGCGACCGTGTTCAGTTTGTTTGTTATTCCTGTAATGTACGATTTACTGGCACGTTACGCCGGTTCACCCAAAGCGGTGTCGCAGCGCTTGGAAAAAGAACTGGATCACTGACCACTAGCGGCTGCGGCGCTTGTGTGGCCGCGTTAGTGAGTAGGCGCAAATAACCCCAGCGACTGCACCGAATAAATGGGACTCAAATGATACGTGCGGATCTGATGGCAATACCCCGACGATCATGCCTCCGTAGAAAAACAGCACAAATATCGCAATTGCGATATTTGCAAATTTGCGATCAAACCAAGCGATTGCTATCGACAGACTCCATAAACCAAAGATCCAACCCGAGGCGCCAATGTGGATTGCCTGTCGACCAAACAACCACACCATTGCGCCTGTGAGCGTGATGATGGTTAAGCTGGCTTTAAAATAAAAGGTGGTACCACGCAAAAGGCAGAGTGCGCTAAATAAGGTGAGTCCGAAAAGATTGTTGAGCAGGTGCGGCCAGTCGCCATGAATAAATGGTGCAGTAAAAATGAAAGGCAGGGTGTCACTATGTAGCGGCAAAATACCAAATCGAAGCAATGCACCGCCAAGGAAAATGTTCACAAGGTGTACGACGCAAAGTAGTGTG
The DNA window shown above is from Alteromonadaceae bacterium 2753L.S.0a.02 and carries:
- a CDS encoding membrane associated rhomboid family serine protease; translation: MNSRIKVLVWLITLLCVVHLVNIFLGGALLRFGILPLHSDTLPFIFTAPFIHGDWPHLLNNLFGLTLFSALCLLRGTTFYFKASLTIITLTGAMVWLFGRQAIHIGASGWIFGLWSLSIAIAWFDRKFANIAIAIFVLFFYGGMIVGVLPSDPHVSFESHLFGAVAGVICAYSLTRPHKRRSR